Proteins from a single region of Theobroma cacao cultivar B97-61/B2 chromosome 10, Criollo_cocoa_genome_V2, whole genome shotgun sequence:
- the LOC108663716 gene encoding uncharacterized protein LOC108663716, translating into MATIPAIALAVQYAAGVPLSGCQQLRRNLVTKTHHKTIMAAKSNPAVRYETGVLVSTPCQLLDRNRESSKRVKTIMAAYPIQFATDVPESTDCNLRNFSGGELKLDDKTFWEGLDMNAKDLPRQILDKGTPKFKHDAFGGSVIGSSGGLEYVFGGGEYKWIIAWSNSKNELNKVYTKIFKGDVVGWNEIRESLAKSDDESSCNEFGYSSDVVIDQTSSTPIMTATLSKANPETEAPAEPTTVEPPAEPTTVEPPAEPTTVEPSAP; encoded by the exons ATGGCTACCATTCCTGCAATAGCACTAGCAGTACAATATGCAGCGGGTGTTCCACTATCAGGGTGCCAGCAGCTTCGTAGAAATTTGGTAACCAAAACACATCACAAAACTATCATGGCTGCCAAATCCAATCCAGCAGTGCGATACGAAACTGGTGTCCTGGTGTCCACACCATGCCAATTACTTGATAGAAATCGGGAAAGTAGCAAAAGAGTCAAAACTATCATGGCTGCCTATCCAATACAATTTGCAACGGATGTTCCAGAATCCACAGACTGCAACCTTAGGAACTTCTCTGGCGGAGAGCTAAAGCTGGATGACAAGACCTTTTGGGAAGGGTTAGATATGAATGCAAAGGACCTCCCAAGACAAATCCTAGATAAAGGGACGCCTAAGTTTAAGCACGACGCATTTGGAGGTTCAGTTATAGGTTCAAGTGGGGGTCTTGAGTACGTATTCGGAGGAGGAGAATACAAGTGGATAATTGCCTGGAGCAACTCAAAAAATGAACTCAACAAG GTCTATACTAAGATCTTTAAAGGCGACGTTGTTGGTTGGAATGAAATCAGAGAAAGTCTTGCCAAATCTGACGATGAAAGCAGCTGTAATGAATTTGGATACTCGTCAGATGTTGTAATTGATCAAACCAGCTCTACGCCAATAATGACGGCCACACTTTCGAAGGCAAACCCTGAGACGGAGGCACCAGCAGAACCAACAACTGTTGAGCCGCCAGCAGAACCAACTACTGTTGAGCCGCCAGCAGAACCAACAACTGTTGAGCCGTCAGCACCATAA
- the LOC18587024 gene encoding NAC domain-containing protein 101 has product MFVGFGFKPSDRSLTCYLFSKVTSKSMLHLDQVQIKDFDLYGEKEPWEIWDLHGGCNLQSDEDLYFFTKLKKKSQNGSRINRSVGTGTWMGEDSGKPIYSQLSAIQPLGFKRRFRYEGGVPQQVGQWIMHEYSLNTTLVPENDQGYVLCRVRKNDREEKKAEKRRKLIT; this is encoded by the coding sequence ATGTTCGTGGGATTCGGCTTTAAGCCTTCTGACCGGTCACTGACGTGCTATCTCTTCAGCAAAGTCACTAGCAAGTCTATGCTGCATCTTGATCAAGTCCAAATCAAGGATTTTGACTTATATGGAGAGAAAGAACCTTGGGAAATATGGGATTTGCATGGTGGGTGTAACCTTCAATCCGATGAGGATCTCTACTTCTTCACTAAGTTAAAGAAGAAATCTCAAAACGGTTCAAGGATCAACCGTTCTGTTGGTACTGGTACGTGGATGGGTGAAGATTCGGGTAAGCCAATATATTCTCAATTGTCAGCAATACAGCCCTTGGGGTTCAAGAGAAGGTTCCGATATGAGGGCGGAGTGCCGCAACAAGTAGGTCAGTGGATCATGCATGAGTATAGTTTGAATACTACTTTGGTACCTGAGAATGATCAAGGTTACGTGCTTTGTCGAGTAAGAAAGAATGATCGTGAGGAGAAGAAAgctgagaaaagaagaaagctgaTTACATGA